The following are from one region of the Hyphomicrobium album genome:
- a CDS encoding lysophospholipid acyltransferase family protein produces the protein MSLTLIRSLVFAVLFYLSTAIFVVGGSFLLFGPRRWAMAGLKAHAIVSLWLLRWVVGTRMEVRGRDKLPKPPYLVASKHQSAWDTFALIPIFTDPAMVMKWELTLIPFYGWFSRKFEHVFVRRERGPAALRHLVRDAQDRAAAGREIVLFPEGTRRAPGAEPDYKPGAVALYEGLGLPCVPLALNSGLYWPRREWVRYPGTIIVEILDALPPGLPRAEFKAELQKRIEGAASRLIVEAARSPNPPPISAETVARAESILA, from the coding sequence TTGTCTCTGACGCTCATCCGCTCGCTCGTGTTCGCAGTGCTTTTCTACCTGAGCACCGCGATCTTCGTCGTGGGCGGGTCGTTCCTGCTTTTCGGCCCACGCCGTTGGGCCATGGCTGGCCTCAAGGCCCACGCCATCGTCTCGCTATGGCTGCTGCGATGGGTCGTGGGCACGCGCATGGAGGTCCGCGGTCGCGACAAGCTGCCGAAGCCGCCGTACCTCGTCGCCTCAAAGCACCAGTCCGCCTGGGATACGTTCGCACTGATCCCGATCTTCACCGACCCGGCAATGGTGATGAAATGGGAGCTGACCCTCATTCCCTTCTACGGCTGGTTCTCACGTAAGTTCGAGCACGTCTTCGTTCGGCGTGAGCGCGGGCCCGCAGCCCTGCGCCATCTCGTGCGTGACGCGCAGGATCGTGCCGCCGCCGGCCGCGAGATCGTCCTCTTCCCCGAGGGTACGCGACGTGCGCCAGGGGCTGAACCCGACTACAAACCGGGCGCCGTGGCGCTCTACGAAGGCCTGGGATTGCCGTGCGTGCCGCTTGCGCTCAACTCGGGGCTCTACTGGCCCCGGCGAGAATGGGTCCGCTATCCGGGCACGATCATCGTTGAGATCCTCGACGCGTTGCCACCGGGTCTGCCGCGCGCCGAGTTCAAAGCGGAGTTGCAGAAGCGCATCGAGGGTGCGGCGAGCCGGCTGATCGTGGAAGCCGCGCGCTCCCCCAATCCGCCACCTATCTCGGCCGAAACCGTGGCGCGGGCTGAGAGCATCTTGGCGTAG
- a CDS encoding YdcF family protein — translation MSLLALGFVLFASVVTRFPADNNPHADGIVVLTGESMRIAEGARLLDEGRAQRMLISGVFRRTGKKALLEISGLPEDKFDCCVDIGYAALDTAGNANETRAWAVSHGYGSLIVVTASYHMPRSLAELALALPSTELIPHPVIPNNFPPTRWWLHASVTRTLVSEYFKFLPAAAHFTIARLLRSTQPNSVAEMPAENPAAGIF, via the coding sequence GTGTCCTTGCTGGCACTGGGCTTTGTCCTGTTCGCCAGCGTCGTCACGCGATTTCCTGCCGACAACAATCCCCACGCGGACGGTATCGTGGTCCTCACCGGCGAGAGCATGCGCATCGCCGAGGGCGCGCGTCTGCTGGACGAGGGCCGTGCCCAGCGCATGCTGATCTCCGGCGTCTTCCGCCGCACGGGCAAGAAGGCGCTGCTCGAGATCTCCGGCCTTCCCGAAGACAAGTTCGACTGCTGCGTGGACATCGGCTACGCCGCGCTCGATACGGCCGGCAACGCCAACGAGACCCGCGCGTGGGCGGTGTCGCACGGCTACGGCAGCCTAATAGTGGTGACGGCGAGCTACCACATGCCGCGCAGCCTCGCGGAGTTGGCGCTGGCGCTGCCTTCCACGGAGCTCATTCCGCACCCGGTGATACCCAACAATTTCCCGCCGACGCGCTGGTGGCTGCATGCATCGGTCACCCGCACGCTCGTTTCGGAATACTTCAAATTCCTTCCGGCGGCGGCGCATTTCACCATCGCCCGCCTGCTGCGCTCGACGCAGCCAAATTCGGTGGCCGAGATGCCGGCCGAGAATCCCGCAGCTGGGATCTTTTGA